One window from the genome of Candidatus Synechococcus calcipolaris G9 encodes:
- the gap gene encoding type I glyceraldehyde-3-phosphate dehydrogenase, with product MAPVKVGINGFGRIGRLVLRAGLSHSNIEFVGINDLVPADNLAYLFKYDSTHGIYPGEVSATADGIVVDGTFIRCTAIRNPAELPWKENGTDYIVESTGLFTDFNGASQHLKAGATRVILSAPTKDPDRVKTLLIGVNDHQFDPATDVIVSNASCTTNCLAPIAKVIHDNFGLAEGLMTTVHAMTATQPTVDGPSKKDWRGGRGAAQNIIPAATGAAKAVTLVLPELKGKLTGMAVRVPTPNVSMVDLTFKTEKETSYQEICEAMKAAADGPLKGILGYTDEALVSSDFMTDSRSSIFDATVGMELNSTFFKVISWYDNEWGYSNRVIDLILKMATRDGLA from the coding sequence ATGGCCCCAGTAAAAGTGGGAATTAACGGCTTTGGCCGCATTGGTCGTTTAGTGCTGCGGGCGGGCCTAAGTCATAGCAATATTGAATTTGTGGGCATCAATGATCTGGTTCCTGCGGATAATTTAGCCTACCTATTTAAGTACGATTCCACCCATGGCATCTATCCGGGAGAGGTCTCTGCCACCGCCGATGGCATTGTGGTCGATGGCACATTTATTCGCTGCACCGCTATTCGTAATCCGGCGGAATTGCCCTGGAAAGAAAATGGAACGGATTACATTGTCGAGTCTACGGGCCTGTTTACGGACTTTAATGGGGCATCCCAACACTTGAAAGCAGGGGCGACACGGGTGATTCTTTCTGCCCCCACCAAAGATCCAGATCGAGTCAAAACCCTTTTAATCGGCGTGAATGATCACCAGTTTGATCCCGCCACGGATGTGATTGTGTCCAATGCCAGTTGCACGACAAATTGCTTGGCCCCCATTGCCAAGGTGATTCACGATAATTTTGGCTTAGCCGAAGGGTTGATGACCACGGTTCATGCGATGACGGCGACCCAACCCACAGTGGATGGCCCCAGTAAAAAGGATTGGCGGGGAGGCCGGGGGGCGGCTCAAAATATCATTCCCGCTGCCACCGGAGCCGCTAAGGCTGTCACCCTAGTTTTACCGGAACTCAAGGGTAAACTCACGGGTATGGCCGTTCGTGTTCCCACCCCCAATGTATCCATGGTAGATCTCACATTCAAAACGGAAAAAGAGACTAGCTATCAAGAGATTTGTGAGGCAATGAAGGCAGCAGCCGATGGCCCCCTAAAGGGAATTTTGGGCTATACCGATGAAGCGTTGGTTTCCAGTGATTTCATGACCGATTCCCGTTCCAGTATTTTTGACGCCACCGTCGGAATGGAACTGAACTCAACCTTTTTTAAGGTGATTTCCTGGTATGACAATGAGTGGGGCTATTCCAATCGGGTGATTGATTTGATTCTGAAGATGGCCACCCGGGATGGTCTCGCTTAG
- a CDS encoding FHA domain-containing protein produces the protein MLVRPTSGEEFCLPLTQSQYMIGRLPDNDIVLADPFVSRQHCKLEQIGPRWHIIDLHSQNHTYLERSSGIIKIKPKNPDKVFLDNKDVICILDWKLEFHDENITKPIFEDVLPIKDIFFVYNVSQKALYLQKGDDLTKLKLRPQLNKMVAYMSDRNLEQGEAVCCTFEELKKAIWGIEEADLRPDSDIRGLARELRKLFEACAPNANVDFLETQFGVGYILNIKWK, from the coding sequence TTGTTAGTTCGGCCTACCTCCGGTGAAGAGTTTTGTCTTCCCTTAACTCAATCCCAGTATATGATTGGTCGTTTGCCGGACAATGATATTGTCTTGGCAGATCCCTTCGTAAGCCGCCAACATTGCAAACTTGAGCAGATTGGACCTCGCTGGCACATTATCGATCTTCACAGTCAAAATCACACCTATCTAGAGCGGAGTTCAGGAATCATTAAAATCAAGCCAAAGAATCCAGACAAGGTATTTCTTGACAATAAAGATGTCATCTGTATTTTGGATTGGAAACTGGAATTTCATGACGAAAATATTACTAAACCTATCTTCGAGGATGTTTTACCTATTAAGGATATTTTCTTTGTCTACAATGTTTCCCAAAAAGCACTCTACCTCCAGAAGGGAGATGACCTGACAAAGCTGAAACTCCGTCCCCAGCTTAATAAAATGGTCGCCTACATGAGCGATCGCAATCTAGAGCAGGGTGAGGCTGTTTGTTGTACCTTTGAAGAACTCAAAAAAGCCATTTGGGGCATAGAGGAAGCTGATTTACGGCCGGATAGTGATATTCGTGGTTTAGCACGGGAGCTACGTAAACTATTTGAGGCCTGTGCTCCAAACGCAAACGTAGATTTTCTGGAGACCCAATTTGGGGTAGGATATATTCTTAATATAAAATGGAAGTGA
- a CDS encoding lysophospholipid acyltransferase family protein, protein MERQRETWPSLALYHLFKWSIVSPMLHSYFRGRIYGAERVPQRGPLVVVSNHGSYFDPPLLSNCVRRPVAYMAKAELFEIPVFNRLIRLYGAYPVKRGSSDRRAMEAALKALQGGWAVGVFLEGSRTTNGRITDPKLGAALIAAKAKAPLLPVCLWGTEQILDQSKWPRPVPITVRIGELVPAPKTSDRPTLNAVTQTCCDRINALHDLGR, encoded by the coding sequence ATGGAGCGACAGCGGGAAACGTGGCCCAGTTTGGCCCTCTACCATCTTTTCAAGTGGTCGATTGTCAGTCCCATGCTCCATAGCTATTTTCGTGGTCGCATCTATGGGGCAGAGCGAGTACCGCAGCGGGGCCCGTTAGTCGTAGTCAGCAACCATGGGAGCTATTTTGATCCTCCCCTGTTATCCAATTGTGTCCGCCGGCCCGTAGCCTATATGGCCAAGGCTGAGTTATTTGAGATTCCTGTTTTTAATCGCTTAATTCGGCTCTATGGGGCCTATCCCGTTAAGCGGGGCAGTAGCGATCGCCGGGCCATGGAAGCGGCCCTAAAGGCTCTGCAAGGAGGGTGGGCTGTGGGGGTTTTTCTGGAGGGTTCCCGCACCACCAATGGTCGGATTACTGACCCGAAGTTGGGAGCGGCCCTGATTGCCGCCAAAGCAAAGGCTCCCCTCCTGCCCGTCTGTCTATGGGGAACGGAGCAGATCCTTGATCAGTCCAAATGGCCCCGACCGGTTCCGATTACGGTGCGGATTGGTGAACTCGTGCCGGCCCCGAAAACCAGCGATCGCCCCACCCTGAATGCGGTGACCCAAACCTGTTGCGATCGCATCAACGCCCTTCACGATTTGGGCCGTTAG
- the fabD gene encoding ACP S-malonyltransferase, whose product MGKTAWLFPGQGSQQVGMGVDLAQSPLAQERFAQAEALLGWSVLDCCRGELGDLGHTLYTQPCLYTVEAILVEDWKQSRTLADYVAGHSLGEYVALYAAGVFDFETGLDLVRRRSQLMDQAANGTMVALIGFDRDALVTQVAALEDVVLANDNHPDQVVISGTPAAVDQLLGDIKVKRAVPLNVSGAFHSPLMATAAAEFNQVLDTVVFSEATIPVLSNVEPSPTTDPLLLKQRLQAQMTGSVRWRETCLALAELGVTTGYEIGPGNVLAGLMKRTTKAIAMEGVQHLGPS is encoded by the coding sequence ATGGGCAAAACGGCATGGTTGTTTCCAGGGCAGGGTTCCCAACAGGTGGGAATGGGGGTAGATTTGGCCCAGTCTCCCCTAGCTCAAGAACGCTTTGCCCAAGCCGAGGCCCTTCTAGGTTGGTCAGTTTTAGATTGCTGTCGGGGAGAGTTAGGCGATCTTGGGCATACCCTCTATACCCAACCTTGCCTGTATACGGTGGAAGCCATTCTCGTAGAGGATTGGAAACAAAGCAGAACACTCGCCGATTACGTCGCCGGTCATAGCCTAGGGGAGTATGTTGCCCTCTACGCGGCCGGCGTTTTTGATTTTGAAACGGGCCTAGATCTAGTGCGGCGGCGATCGCAGCTGATGGATCAGGCGGCCAATGGCACAATGGTGGCCCTGATTGGTTTTGATCGGGATGCTTTAGTTACTCAAGTTGCTGCCCTAGAGGATGTGGTTCTCGCCAATGATAACCATCCGGATCAGGTGGTCATTTCCGGTACACCCGCGGCGGTGGATCAACTTTTAGGAGACATCAAGGTCAAGCGGGCCGTTCCCTTGAATGTGAGTGGGGCATTCCATTCCCCTTTGATGGCAACCGCAGCGGCGGAGTTTAACCAGGTGCTAGACACCGTGGTGTTTTCTGAGGCAACGATACCAGTTCTCTCCAATGTGGAGCCTAGTCCCACCACAGATCCGCTTCTGTTGAAACAACGGTTACAGGCACAAATGACGGGTTCTGTGCGTTGGCGGGAAACCTGTTTGGCCTTGGCGGAGTTAGGTGTAACCACGGGCTATGAAATTGGCCCGGGAAATGTTTTAGCCGGATTAATGAAGCGAACCACGAAGGCGATCGCCATGGAAGGGGTTCAGCATCTAGGGCCAAGCTAA
- a CDS encoding FHA domain-containing protein — protein sequence MIRPPSGEEFCLPLAQSQYTIGRLPDNDIVIPDRLVSRQHCKLNQIVSRWHIIDLHSQNYTYLRRSSPKQHSVIIKIKPKDPDDPDKVFLNHEDVICILDWELEFHDLGRTGIRDGDDDEDDSDGFPKPPESKNNGPFVYNVAQKALYYQQGEGLRKLPKQPRPQLNKMVAYMSDRNLEQGQAVCCTFEELKKAIWGIEEADLRPDSDIHGLARELRRLFATHAPGANVNVLLETQSGLGYVLNIDSV from the coding sequence TTGATTAGACCTCCCTCCGGTGAAGAGTTTTGTCTTCCCTTAGCCCAATCCCAGTATACGATTGGTCGTTTGCCGGACAATGATATTGTCATACCAGACCGCCTTGTAAGTCGCCAACATTGCAAACTTAATCAGATTGTGAGTCGCTGGCACATTATTGACCTTCACAGTCAAAATTATACCTATCTACGGAGAAGCTCTCCAAAGCAACATTCAGTAATCATTAAAATCAAGCCAAAAGATCCAGATGATCCAGATAAGGTATTTCTTAATCATGAAGATGTCATCTGTATCTTGGATTGGGAACTGGAATTTCATGATCTTGGCCGTACTGGCATTCGTGATGGTGATGACGATGAGGATGACAGTGATGGTTTCCCCAAGCCCCCTGAGTCTAAAAATAATGGCCCCTTTGTTTATAATGTTGCCCAAAAAGCACTCTATTACCAGCAGGGAGAGGGACTGAGAAAACTGCCCAAACAACCCCGTCCCCAACTCAATAAAATGGTGGCCTACATGAGCGATCGCAATTTAGAGCAGGGCCAGGCCGTTTGTTGCACCTTTGAGGAACTCAAAAAAGCCATTTGGGGCATAGAGGAAGCTGATTTGCGACCGGATAGTGATATTCATGGTTTGGCACGAGAGCTACGCAGGCTATTTGCCACCCATGCCCCAGGCGCAAACGTAAATGTTCTCCTAGAGACCCAATCTGGACTGGGATACGTTCTCAATATAGATTCAGTGTAG
- a CDS encoding polysaccharide deacetylase family protein: MGKRRVFFAFVLFFLTLMLVAWWGLAQTPSFAESATAEQRDIRFLSPRKYHGEVVRSVSLPNGEKVIALTFDDGPWGKSTEEVLKILETHGVKATFFVVGRHMQLYPTLTQKIVDAGHGVANHTWNHDYHKVDPGTAAKEVENTSALIAKQATVQTRLFRPPGGILDNGLVDYAAMKRYAILLWSVDPADTAPDITSEKIVARVMKDTRPGGIILLHDGGGDRRATIKALPTIISRLKKQGYTFVTISELLELSVAPPPLPEPPPEPTPEPLLPIPDFELSPTPLEPFNPDRLEKIFPLPPLEPLSTVEG, from the coding sequence ATGGGAAAACGGCGGGTATTTTTCGCGTTTGTTTTATTTTTTCTAACCCTAATGTTAGTAGCATGGTGGGGATTAGCCCAAACTCCCTCCTTTGCCGAATCCGCCACAGCAGAGCAGCGGGATATTCGCTTTCTCAGTCCCCGTAAATACCATGGGGAAGTGGTGCGATCGGTATCATTGCCCAATGGTGAAAAGGTCATTGCCCTCACCTTTGATGATGGGCCCTGGGGAAAATCGACAGAAGAGGTGCTAAAAATCCTGGAAACCCACGGGGTGAAGGCAACCTTCTTTGTGGTGGGTCGCCATATGCAGCTTTACCCCACACTCACCCAGAAAATTGTGGATGCCGGCCATGGGGTTGCCAACCACACTTGGAATCATGATTATCACAAGGTTGATCCAGGCACCGCCGCCAAGGAAGTGGAAAATACCTCTGCCCTGATTGCTAAACAAGCCACGGTGCAAACCCGCCTTTTTCGTCCCCCCGGGGGCATTTTAGATAATGGCTTGGTGGATTACGCCGCCATGAAACGCTACGCTATTCTGCTTTGGTCGGTAGATCCTGCTGATACGGCTCCAGACATTACTTCAGAGAAAATTGTCGCCCGTGTAATGAAAGATACTCGACCGGGGGGCATTATTTTGCTCCATGACGGCGGGGGCGATCGCCGGGCCACCATTAAAGCCCTACCCACGATCATTAGCCGCCTTAAAAAACAAGGCTATACCTTTGTGACGATTTCCGAACTCCTGGAACTGAGCGTCGCACCCCCGCCCCTGCCAGAACCACCACCAGAGCCAACCCCCGAACCGTTGCTGCCTATTCCCGATTTTGAATTGAGTCCCACGCCCCTGGAACCCTTCAATCCCGATCGCCTAGAGAAGATTTTTCCCCTTCCCCCCCTCGAACCCTTGTCAACCGTTGAGGGATAA
- the pyrE gene encoding orotate phosphoribosyltransferase, producing MAPALTSLRQDLLHLLCQDAYQEGDFTLASGQKSNYYINCKPVTLSPRGAYLVGRLFLAHLPEQTRAVAGLTLGADPLVVAVTVLSGAMMDQDHPQHRSYPGLIIRKEAKGHGTRAYIEGPTLPPQTPIAILEDVVTTGHSALQAVERLRAADYRVESVLAIVDRQCGGQETFQKAGLDFQSLFTIQDLQKYFNK from the coding sequence ATGGCCCCTGCCCTTACCTCCCTGCGTCAAGACCTCCTCCATCTCCTCTGCCAAGATGCCTATCAAGAAGGAGATTTTACCCTAGCCTCTGGTCAAAAAAGTAACTACTACATCAACTGCAAACCCGTTACCCTGTCTCCCCGAGGGGCCTATTTGGTGGGCCGCTTATTTTTAGCCCATCTTCCCGAGCAAACTAGGGCCGTGGCCGGTCTAACCCTGGGGGCCGATCCTTTAGTGGTGGCCGTCACCGTTCTCTCTGGGGCCATGATGGATCAAGACCATCCCCAACACCGTTCCTATCCAGGATTAATTATCCGCAAAGAAGCAAAGGGCCATGGCACTAGAGCCTATATTGAGGGGCCCACCCTCCCGCCCCAAACCCCAATCGCTATTTTGGAAGATGTGGTGACAACGGGGCATTCTGCCTTGCAGGCGGTGGAGCGATTACGGGCCGCAGACTATCGTGTTGAATCTGTACTTGCCATTGTCGATCGCCAGTGTGGTGGCCAGGAAACTTTTCAAAAAGCGGGCCTAGATTTTCAGTCTTTATTTACCATCCAGGATCTTCAGAAGTATTTCAACAAATAA
- a CDS encoding serine/threonine protein kinase, with amino-acid sequence MNSYCDAVSAGTLLYDFLIGETIENKYFLEELIAEDHSSALYSATVFLQSQPIATRAIKLMPVHTYPGQERIQLKELQMGLSLQHPNLISYNTIGKYSLSLHNYCCDFYYADIPFTDYDLQDHFEYNHTLDRQDILTIITDVAKALEFLHKKSLTHGNLQPENIRWCEQEQIWKVAHVGLDDDPSGMLVYLAPEAFTRCQKLGPKADIWALGILTYLLLTGEVPYGATTEVGVIDDISHCRLTLPEILPAPFDALIRGCLAENIQDRWTAQEVLAAVEHQAGSAYPISA; translated from the coding sequence ATGAATAGCTATTGCGATGCAGTGTCTGCCGGTACCCTACTCTACGATTTTCTAATTGGTGAAACCATCGAGAACAAGTACTTTTTAGAAGAGCTAATTGCCGAGGATCATTCCAGTGCATTGTACTCTGCCACAGTATTTCTCCAGAGTCAACCCATTGCGACACGAGCGATTAAGCTCATGCCTGTCCACACCTATCCTGGTCAGGAACGCATTCAACTGAAGGAATTACAGATGGGTTTGTCCTTACAGCATCCCAATTTGATTAGTTATAATACCATTGGCAAATATTCCCTTTCCCTCCATAACTACTGCTGTGATTTCTACTATGCAGATATACCCTTCACGGACTATGATCTCCAAGATCATTTTGAATATAACCACACCCTGGATCGGCAAGATATTCTAACCATTATCACCGATGTGGCTAAGGCTCTAGAATTTCTCCACAAGAAATCTTTGACCCATGGAAATCTACAACCGGAAAACATTCGCTGGTGTGAACAGGAACAAATCTGGAAAGTGGCCCATGTGGGTCTAGATGATGACCCCTCAGGTATGTTGGTCTATCTTGCCCCCGAAGCCTTTACCCGTTGCCAAAAACTTGGCCCGAAGGCGGATATTTGGGCGTTGGGTATCCTCACCTACCTGCTTTTGACGGGGGAAGTTCCCTATGGGGCAACGACGGAAGTGGGAGTGATTGATGATATTAGCCATTGCCGGTTGACTCTTCCCGAAATCTTGCCGGCCCCCTTTGATGCCTTGATTCGCGGATGTTTAGCGGAGAATATTCAAGATCGTTGGACAGCCCAGGAGGTGTTAGCCGCGGTGGAGCATCAGGCTGGTTCTGCCTATCCCATCAGTGCCTAG